Sequence from the candidate division WOR-3 bacterium genome:
ACTTTAAAGAGGCTATTTATTGTTTATTCTTTAAAGAATCTTTTAAAATTTACCCTTAATTCAATGGGAGTAAGTGCACCTTTAAAAATGTAATGGAACCGATTGTCCAGTGTATAAAGGTTACAAAAATATATGAAGGGAGATTCAAAGCCCTTGATGATGTTAATTTAGAAATTAAAAGGGGAGAATTTGTTTTTATTGTAGGGCCAACAGGAGCAGGGAAAACTACTTTATTAAGGCATATTTATATGTCTGAATTTCCTGATGATGGAGAGGTAAGGGTTCTTGAGTATTCCTCAAGGTATGTAAAAAGAAAGGAGATAAACTTTTTGAGGAGAAAAATTGGGATAATTTTTCAAGATTTTAAACTTTTAAAGGATAGGAATGCTCTTTTAAATGTTTCACTTGCCCTTGAAGCAATTGGGGAGAATCCTAAGAAAGCAAGGGAAAAGGCTCTTAATATTCTATATAATCTTGGTATGCTTTCAAAGGCAGAGAAAAGCATTTATGAGCTCTCAGGTGGTGAAAAACAAAAAGTTGCTATAGCAAGGGCTCTTGTTAGGGAACCTGTAATTCTCATTGCAGATGAACCAACAGGTAATATTGACCCAAAAGCTCAGGAGGAGATAATGAGTTTACTTCAAGAAATTCATTCCAAAGGGACTACAATTTTAATGGCAACTCATAATTATTCTTTGATTGAAAAAATAAAGATTAAAAGAATTATATATATGGAATACGGAAAAATAAAAAGGGAACAAAAATGACACTTTTATTTGAAATTTTATTTTTTAATTTTTTAAAATAAACCATGTTTGATTTAACACCTCAGCAGGAATTCTTATACATAAGACTTTCAAGTTATGTTTTGCTTTTAGCAGTATTTTTGTTATGGTTTTCCTTTCTCTTAACCGGGATAATAGCAAGGAGATTTGAAAAGGTTTTAAGACTCAAAACTGGATGGCTTTTTATAATGGTTGCTCCAACAGGACTATTTCTTTATGGAATATTTTTCCTTTATTCTGCTTTTCAGGGTAAGGTAAAAATGAGTCCTGAAATGACTTTGATTTCTTACACACTTTTTTTTATTGGAGGTCTTTTAACCTTTATAAGTTTCAGGAGTTTTTTGAATGTGGTAAAGGGAGGGTTTAAAAGATGAAATTTGATTTAAGGGCTGAACTTTTATTTTTTGCAGGAACAATTTTATTTATGTTTTCTCTTTTTTATTTTTCAGGAATTCTTTCCAGGATGCTTTCTATTTTAAGAAAGCCAAGGTTTCTTACTCTTTTTCCAATGTTGGGTGCAATTTCTCTCCTTTTTGCTTCTCTGATTCATTTTTATAAAATTATTTTTGTATATCCAAGATTGAAGGTTGCAGGTTTTGAACTTTTTGAAATTTTACTTAATTCTTTTCAACTCACTTTTTTAGAAAATTTACTTTTCCTTATAAGTGCTTTCTTTTCCTTTTTTGCAACATCTATTTATCTTTACTGGGTCTCAAGATGAAGTTGTTGAAAACTTTTAAAAAATTTTTTAAAATACATCTTGGTTCAATTCCAGAAAATCCTTTTAAAAACTAAAATGAAAGGTATAATTCCAATTTTGTTAATCCACCAGGCACAAGGTGTGGTGCAGGGAATGGTTGATTATTTCCATAAAGGTGGAGGAGTAATGTGGCTTCTTTTAATTGTAGCAATTCTTGCCCTTGCAGTTATTATCGAAAGGTTTTACACATTATTCAGATTAAGGGTAAATCCAAGAAAGTTTGTGGTGGAAGTAATTGATATTATTGAGGGTGAAGGGGTTGGTGCAGCAATGGAGTTTTGTTCAAGAAATGCTTCAGTTGTGGCGAAAATCTGCCAGGCTGCTCTTGAAAAAGCAGGGGAATCAAGGGAAATAATTGAGGAAAATGTGGCAAGAAGGGCATCAGTAGAGCTTGCTTTTCTTGACAGGGGTATGTTATGGCTTGCTTCCTTTTCCACACTTGCTCCTATTTTGGGTTTCTTGGGAACAGTTACAGGTATGATAAGGGCTTTTGCAGCAGTGGCTGCAGCAGGTGAGGTAGAACCTACCCTTGTTGCTTCAGGAATTTCGGAAGCTCTGATTACAACAGCAACAGGTCTTTTGATAGCTGCTCCTATTGTGGTTTTTCATACATTTTTCTCTTCAAGGATAAATGCCTTCTCAAGAGAGATGGAGGAAGCAGCAAATACTTTAATTGAATACATTCTTGAATCCAAGGTAAAATAATAGTATGCCTGTTATAGGGAAGAAAATAAAGTATGAGCCTGAAATTCCGACA
This genomic interval carries:
- a CDS encoding MotA/TolQ/ExbB proton channel family protein is translated as MKGIIPILLIHQAQGVVQGMVDYFHKGGGVMWLLLIVAILALAVIIERFYTLFRLRVNPRKFVVEVIDIIEGEGVGAAMEFCSRNASVVAKICQAALEKAGESREIIEENVARRASVELAFLDRGMLWLASFSTLAPILGFLGTVTGMIRAFAAVAAAGEVEPTLVASGISEALITTATGLLIAAPIVVFHTFFSSRINAFSREMEEAANTLIEYILESKVK
- a CDS encoding ATP-binding cassette domain-containing protein, giving the protein MEPIVQCIKVTKIYEGRFKALDDVNLEIKRGEFVFIVGPTGAGKTTLLRHIYMSEFPDDGEVRVLEYSSRYVKRKEINFLRRKIGIIFQDFKLLKDRNALLNVSLALEAIGENPKKAREKALNILYNLGMLSKAEKSIYELSGGEKQKVAIARALVREPVILIADEPTGNIDPKAQEEIMSLLQEIHSKGTTILMATHNYSLIEKIKIKRIIYMEYGKIKREQK